The window caatcaataattttttcttatgagacagacactaataactataataaaagacaaatagcatggaaacaagtgaatactcaaaaatattagaaataaaatcgttgtgagaggaattcctcacaccctccccccaccaaaaaattCATACGACACATGTATAGTGTCCTTATAACGCTCCTTCTCGAATCAACAGTTTTCTTTGTTCGTCGGCTTAGCAGCAGTTCTTCTCATGGGCCGACGATCAGACATCACTGGTGGTGGGGGAACCTGTTGAGGTCGTAGGGTCATCCTCTGCAACACTCTCTAGGCCGTCTCCTACGTCCTTGGTTTTCGGCCCTCTCCATCGTCTTCTTTGTTGTCATGTTTATATGACTAGCCTCGTTTTGAGGCCTCGCTGGTCTCGCCTACTTCATTCTGTCCGCTTTCTGTTGTTGATTCCTCTCTGACATTACATTCGAGTGGAATGACTGATTCAATGGTCTTGTAAAATTTCCACTTGCTGTTTTTTATCTCGACGTCCTTATAACATTATCAGGACCTGCGTGGAGTTTCTCGATGATTCCCAAAGGGTACTTGTGTCTTTTACAATTATCATTTACTATAAGGACAATCTCCTATGCTTAATGGACAGATGGTTGAAGACTCGATGTTTCTGTGCCTCTCTCTAAGAGAAGACAAATAGTCAAGTAGCCACAATTTCTCAAACTTTCTTATCGTCTCACACAGTCTTGCATAGTTCTCCCTCAATTCGACGTTCTCATTGAAAGGTACGTCGACGAACTTGTTCAAAGGAGGAGCCATTGTAATAGCTCTGCCGTATAAGAGTCTAGCAGGGGTGAGCGCGATGTCGGCGTTATCTTCGTTGACATATGTGTCCTGTTATTGATGATGTTCTCGGCTTCAGCGACGATGGTATTGAGTTCTATAACGAAACTCTTTTTGCTGTACACGGACCTTTGTAAGCACGATTTCACCAACTCCGATCAGTCCTCTCGTAAAAGACCCCCGCCTTTCCAAGGTGATCGGGGGTTGTTATGAACTTCCATTCTAAATTATGATCCGTCAGATAATTTCTTTACTTCGGCTCTTCGCTGATATCTCTTAGAAACTTACTGGCTGCAATGAAGTTTTGGCgcattatcacttattaaaaCTCTCGGAAGTCCGTGTCTTGCCGCGAATTGTCTAAAACAAAGAGGAATTCTTGTGCATTCATGGATTTGCACACATATGGGCAACCGCTCTTGACGTAGCGCATGTAAACAACAAGACATACGCCTTCTCGTTCTCAGCTTCATTTTCAGCCACATTAATGTTTCCCGTATAGTCGACGCCAACACAGGAAAAAGGGACTTGATGCTTAACTCGTTCGGGTGGTAACGGGGGAAATCCAGGCAGACTTAGAGGTTGATTTTGTGCTTTCTTACACaataagcactctttcaggatctTCTTAACGGACTGTCTCATTTTTCCAGCCCAAAACTGTTGTCTCAATATAACCACAAGTGTATTCGTGTTGCAGTGCAAGTTGAGTATGTGATAATGAGACACTATAAGTTGCCATAAGGGGTGTCGGCTGGCGACGTATACTGGATGCTTAGCGAATTCTGGCAATTCTGCATTATGAAGTCTTCCTTTGGCACCGAATGACACACTTTTATCAACATAAAGTCCTAATTTTGTCTGATAGATTCCTTAACTCAGAGGGAACACTAGAACTGGTTTTTGTAACCCATTAGTCAACGCATAATATAACGTTGGAAAAGCTTGACGCTGCATGATTCtgattaaaacaagtaaattattaCTTTCCCTGAATTTATCAGGAAATATTCTTCTCCCAAACAAGATCAATCTACCTACgatccttaatgcgtgtttcaatGAGGAGAACTCAGAACAATTAAATACAAGTACATCATCATCAGGGTTTCTCAAAACTGGTTctacaataatttcatttacattaacagACTCGATGTAAACTACATCCTCTTGCTCTGGAAACTTATTTGTCAATAATCCAGGTCGGGCCATGAAACCACAAACCTGACTTACTCAAAAGAGCATTGAAATACCTCGTGTAACTAAATCAGCAGGATTATCCTCGCTCTTAACATATAACAACCTGATGTTATGACTGGACTTCAAGTCCTTGATTTTCCTTTACTCTGTTGGTTACAAAACACTTCTTTAGATCTTTCATAAAATACCCAACTCAAAGCTACTTGGGAGTCACTCCAAACAGTACATCtgaaaattttccccaaaaatctCTAGCAAATGAACCAGCTAGGCGCATGCCTATAGTCAAAGCAAGTAATTCTTGACGGGGGATAGTGAGTGAGGGGCTCGGAGCTACTCGAGACTTACTAATTAGCAAGTGACTTGTGTGCTTACTGCTAACAACATACGCACAGGCTCCATAAGCCACATGAGAAGCATCAACAAATACATGTATGCTACAGTTCCTTCATTAAAACAAGATCTAGGGACTTTGATCGTCCTCAATAGAATTGAGTTGGTTTAACAATTCATCGAACTCTTTCTTTAAATCCATCATCAGTTCGTCATCCCAGTCAGTTTTCAGTTCCCACAATTTTCTTCACAATAGTTTTTCCCTTAATTGTTACGGGGGCCAATATTcccaaagggtcaaagatggTTGAAAGGAGAGACACAACCTTTCTCTTGGTCAAAGTACAAACATTTCCTAGATTATTCAAATATGTAACAATCTGAGAAGGCATCTTTACACTCAATGAGTCATTACAGGTATCCCACAAGAGACCGAGTAGTTTTACTGCATTCAAGTTGACAGTATCTGGGCTATGTTTTATCATTAAATGAACTCAAATTGCTAGCCCGCCATTCTCCCAAGACATATTAGCTTCCAGCATAATTTGGTTTACCTTATTACTCTCGAGTTCTAAATCTtcacatttctcataagttttcatAAAGTTATCCACATAAAAGGACTTCTTGACTGAGCTGGCGATGGGATCTGAATGGTTTTGCAAATGATATTGTATCGTCTGATTCAGCAGAAAAGGTGAACAAGTAGCTCCAAACAATAAAACCTTAAATCTAAAAGTCTTGACATGCTTAAACTCTCTAAAAGCAAACCATAAGAATCTTGTGAAATCTCTGTGATTTTCATTAATTCCTATTCTAAGGAAAGCTTTACTTATGTCTGCTACTACAGCATATTTGTTCTGACGAAATTCCAGCAGCATATCTGTCAATTTCGTCGCCAGATTAGGTCCCGCATGTAAACAATCATTGAGAGACTTTGCATGTTGTGACTCCTTACtacttgcattgaaaactatCCTAATTGGAGTCGTAGCAGATTCCTTAAAAACTGGGTGGTGAGGTAAATAATGATTAATGCCATCAACTGGATCAAAGGAGTTATCTTCTAACTTTACCTCCTCAATAAATCCTAACTTAACACACTCATCTAAAACAGACTGATATTGATCAAACATGACTGGTTTAGACTGAAAGGTTCTCTTAAGTGAATATAATTGACCTAAGGCTTTTCTATAACCCGTAGGGGGTCTGGCATCGCTCTTAAATGGCAAATCAATCGTATATTTATTATCAGTCTTTACAATAGTCTCATTGAAATGTTCGATCGCTGCTTGATCGTTATAGGATCGCGCATCCTTCCCGATGCCGATCGTATCTAATGACCACAGTCTAGAAATATCCTCACCGTCAAGAGGATTTACAGAAGCAGTGACTCTCGAGCAAACTATACTCTGTGTACTTATTACAGATCTTACATTTTCATCATCACTTATAACATTAAAAGCCCAATTGGGTATAGGACCAAAAATAACAGCACCGGCGGTGCTACCAAGCAAACATACATCATCATATTTATCGTGACAATACACAAATGCATTATAATAATCAGCACCAATAATCAAACCTATATCACTGAGGGTATCTGATTCAATATTCTTATCTGCCAGTTTAACACCTCGTTCTTGCAATCGCAGATACACGTTGTGTAGACCAGGTGGTGTGTATGGAAGTGTTAACATGATTACCAACAACAGCATTTAATTTGATACGTTTATTACTGCTCGAACCATTACTCTACTACATCAAACATTTTAGTTTCAACATTATCTCCAAACGGAATTAATGTAAGTTCCACTTGTTTTATGGGCACTAAGTTCAATCTCTCAACGACATCTGGGTTAATGAACGTTCTTTGAGATCCGCTGTCTAAAAATGCTCGAACCGAGATCCGATTCCCATCATTACTCAATAGAAGGGTGGCTGTCGGTAACGCTGTCGGTCGAAGAGATGCTACATTTTTCACAGTTACTTGATTACTGTTAACATTATTCTGAGAATTACTCTGATTACTCGTGGCCGCTGATTTCTGGCTAGTACCGAAATTAGGCTGCGATTGAGCAGTTTCTATAGGCTTACTATCAACTCTACTATGGCCTGATTTGGTGCTAGAAGGTTGCTGAGACGAATTTACATTGACGCTCGTAGAATTAGGTAATAGTCTAGCACATAGGAATGTATGATGTTTACcattacagttaaaacaatatgCCTTACTCTTACTGTTACATTCAAATAAATGATGACCCTTTCTTAAACAACCAAAGCATAGTTGTAATTCATTGATACGAGCTCTTCTAGTCTCTAAAGTATTGTATTTCGTGCAGACCTTACCGCTGTGTCGCCTTgacaaaacaacaagaaaaagttattttcttagGGGTATTTTTGACATTAGTTCTGAAAGCACTACTAGGCGAATTAGCTTGACGCTCGTTTTTCGAACTCGTGTTACGATCCTTGCCACTCTTAACTGGGTTGGACGGTGATGACGTGGGGTTATGCATATTACTTCTACCTAAACgctcaattaatttctcaatgcCCTTTCTCAATTGATCTACACTGAGTTCACAAGTATCATATCTCTGATACAAGGCTTGCAATGTTTCCTTGGATAAACACCGCTtgataattgctttctcattagagTCGCCGCTCGTAATACCTGGTAAAGCGTCTAACTGATGAACGATGCTATTCCATTTCATAAGGAAATCCATCAGTTGCTCTGCATCATGCTCAGGGTGCGGTAAACTTAACAGCCGATTTCTTAAGTTCTCTTCTAATTTCCCAACGTTGGAAAAACGAGTTTTCAGTAGGTTTATCGCTGCAGTATAATTAGCTGGAGTTATAGCTAAACCCTCAACGGTTTCGCGTGCTTTACCCTTAAGATAACTATTCAGCATAGTAAACTTGATGACATCATTCATGTCCTGCCTATCATGAATAACTGCtttaaaaacagtccaaaaaggatACCATTGCTCAATTTTGCCATCAAAAGTAGGTATCGTAATTTGAGGCAACTTAGGTTGTGGAATACTAGGGGTAGCAGGTACCGCAGGTGTCGGATTAACAGGTGTGGGAACGGCGCTGGGGCGGGCGCGGGCGGGTGTGGTTGCTGCTAACCGATCGGTGAGTTTGGAGATTTCGTTGTCCGCGCTATAGAGGTAACCGTTAGTCCTCGTTATAGCATTTACTAATTCACGACCCTTAATCTCCTTATAGTATTCAGAAGCGGCTGTCTGTAGTGAATCAGCTGCTTTCTGAAGGGACCCTAAACGCAGCTTAATTACTGCTGTAGACACTGTTCAACACGTTTTTACCTCATTCAAACGTCGTTCGATTTCACTTATAGCAGCCTCATACAAATGAGTGCATTACTACAATTATCTGCATCCATGGTGAAAAATTTAAGGCAAAATCACCTTACAAAACATACAAAGTTGACAATAACAATTACATATATCTCAATAATATCGAAGTAACAACACTTCCTCGAAAAACACTGATACACAGAAAAACATTCAAGTTAACAATctgtgttctacaaaaataatactgGTCAATACCGTATTACAAAACTCTTATTCAAAAGTCAAATTGCAATGAGACGGAAGAATACACATCGTCTCGTTACATCTCAATACTTATATGTGAACCACATCTACcttcaaaaaaggagaatgacACTCACCTAGTTGTCGACCTTTATCTTTggttgtcgtgtgtgtgtgtggtggttgttCAAAAACTATGTGCCAGCATAAAATGACTAACTAATGGAAAGGAGCTGTAAACAATCCAACAACAAACGATGGTGATATAGAATGATCTGATTCCAAGTTACAAAGTCCAAAATAATGTGTTCAGTATCCAGAATAACTAATTCGGAAGTGTTTAAACATCCGGTTCGAAGGACCAAGAAGGGAGAGAagctgtggcgaaaaagatggacttatagtggactgtattatatgcttaacgttgttacttggtcaaaaaaccgctaaaagccttacgtaacaactccacaaactccctttgcggtttctaaattacggggagatatctctcaacccaattcattattaacgaggatcacaccaatatcattaatgaatagtagcacaattaagtactttcacttactgagcagtccttgtagacatgaactcagatcataaatcgctacacgagatacgacgagaggtacgtgcctctctctctctctctctaaatgttgcgagtactcacaggttgattttcagaccttagaggaccgctgtgttatctcgtttctaagttatttgcataaccttaagatatgaacacaataaaggtttatcagatcaattcatattcaccatccacaaaactgaaacataggaaaaatgaaataaaatcgaaggatattgaaacgcatttgataaacgtaaagttaaaattaatttaataactaaaagttaaacatatcaaagagtaacaacacataagtgacaaatgaaattaatcactcaaggggaattgtaaatcaatggcactcaaatgaaccaaattacgacaaaattaaaagaatcagggcaatcgccctttcaaatccacacacacatcactacacaacactagataacaggtcacctcaaaagttgagccaagaagctgtccgttccgtcctgcattcgggtttttgTTGGGTGAAAAGAGACCAAGTtattcaattaccacgaatgtagaactgacgtacaaggttttcatgaacataaaaactttacaataattatcaagttcgttgtcaaaaataattccaaatataatagtgtgcaacttcacatatttattaaatgtagtgaaattaattggtggtgtgtgtcaatacagtttttgggcgatatcacgcccatacagtgtactacgcacatacgcatacacacccctagaggggcacgcaagGAGTCGTTTTCAGAGGGCGAACTGCTACCCTTCCTTTCCCCAcctcccgatcttttgacctctcctaatggcttctctggcgagaggcacaaacaagacccaatgacaccaactcttaccatacgtaatatgcgcaatacattcaccaagaacaatttcacatatataaagataaatgaattatCATGACTAAAACAgtattatacttcgttactaaaacgtctactgacgttatATGTCAAAAGActacgtctttgtgtaaaaccatcctttcggtgctaaccgcaccacagatactacgtactagaacatagcaaaatcagataaaataatgttaagagtatcattctcgaatagatgtggttctttcacccttattatgtcatgcaatgtagacgtacatatctttgcaaaatatatgggcatgcaaatgcatttggttttcacatgaatacaaatacagtaacatagttcctgtctgtcgattacctgacagcgGCAATACGCagtaaaatcaatcaataatgtcttatgagacagacacgtaactataataaaagacaaatagcatggaaacaagtgaatactcaaaaatattagaaaataaaatcgttgtgagaggaattcctcacacaaactgtattatatatatatatatatatattatatatatatatatatatatatatatatatatatatataatataatttatatatatatggcattattTTACAACAGTTCCAATTTACTCTATAATGATTCTAATGTGAGGTGTGAACAAGAGGCATTTAgaagtgtaagaaaaaaaaattcaatatatatattatataatataatatatatatatatatatatatatatataatatatatgcagaagccaggtactatgtcgtacctctacgtAAATGGGATACAAtctacaatgaagtaaaatcctcttgtagtttaaaatataatatctctagtacaggattaaagctttcgaccatcaactgtggtttagtgaacaagaccacagtttgaTGGtcaaaagctttaatcctgtactagaaatatatattttaaactacaagagattTTActtattgtggattgtatccccatatatatactatatatatatatatatattatatatatgatatatatatatattatatatatatatatatataagagcttgTCTATataagcttgatatatatatatatatattatatatatatatatatatctatatatatatatatatatatatatatatataagagcctaCGATAAAAAATCCCGTTTTCTTCTGTTCCGTTTTCTTTTAGGTGCAAGGAAATAAAACACAAAGACACTTTTgttaagatattaataatattaacgtgtatttcctctctttctctctcttgctttctttCTATTTGAAGAAatcctctttctatcttaagtaaatatgtatatgatacatacaAACGCTATATGGTGAATATCTAAAATATACTGTCAATGTACAAAGGGACTCAAATCTATAATTTCGTTagcaaaaaattacaagaaaataagCTAAACActaatttatatttaagtaaaagATAAATTTACTTAACTAGtttgaatttataattatatatttttaactaataaataaatcttcaacTTGCAAGTTGATTTGTTCACATAAAACTCCATTATTTTTCGAGAGGAAAATAATAACTGATGGTGTTGCACTACGATACCCCGCCTcgccctatatacatatatgtaccatatactTTGGAAGGGAGGCTGCTTGTACGAGCTGACCTGCCCCAGTCTCCTCAAATCTGACAGGCGAATATTGTTAATGGTTATTAGTCCAGTGTTTCCACATAAAGAAATTTTGGGTCACCAAGGAATTATGTTTTATCCAGGATTTGTCaaggaaattttttgtttttcagaaatTCTCATAATTATCTTAAAAACCATTGAATTGAAATAGAGATATGCATTCTAAACAAGTATAGCCTATATTGGCTAAATTACATCATCATAGAACGGTTTATGCTCTCTTTTTTTCAAACAGCTTGGCATCAAATCATTATTACATAACTATGCCTCCATCTTCCACTGCCTGTTTCGTTACGTCTCTATCTGAATGATACATGTCCCATTCCTATACACACACGCAACGCACCATCTCAAGCCCATTTTAAGTGATTCATGAACGCAATGAAATGGCCATGGTTactaacaacaaaattaaaatcttttggtggtaattctacagaatagttccgcacggactgcaaggaacgtaaccgcggatacgacatccactaaagtcgattcatttaaggtagattcttgcgcctacgagacgtttgtttggcggcctctgattggctggcaccgcgaggtaggccgctcgctcattgtgtcatattttcgtctgtgacttagaaaacattcaatatgtttatattttcttcatttattctcacgttttccaaatataataaagttttggtcataccaaaggattcggtattaattgtacaactaaataatcttttcctgaaaccaattagataaaacagaacggaattacaacgagtaaaagtgaagagaaaatatttatcaaTGTTTACCACctgttttatttatcatcggatttgtaataagtcatacgatcaagatgaattaaaacttgtattttcatacaataaaatcaccctgaatacgctggtgcttccAGATTTTGGATCCGTGTAAtatgtgaaaagaaaatgaagaatatgtcttattatgttgcagccgtacttgactcagcctgataggaagtcaatctttcttaattatttgttgtttattacttcactgagattattatttcatatcactcaaataagtctctgatgtctctttcatttgaaaatatattcataaaataaaattagaaacaatatcttgaaacaacctgattaaagtttaggctgagttgaagagtgtgaagttGTCTTTcgacagagttcaacttctttgctggattgaattccccgcggcccgTTAACGATActagatgcatccatctgattattattatttttttccttatcagatatgcccagacatactatatgatattggatttaaaatgttcgacagttataatggaaattctgtgtatttattttcagaaaatgtaataatataacatggtaaatattgtcgaaactgcaaccttttatatcgctaattggtaactcaaatctctcgctgagacgaCAAACGCAACGACGCCTTacagatctcattctctcagcaataccgtcaaacttgaatcatttactgatgcaacataataagacatattcttcattttctcctcacattttacatgcatccaaaatctgaaagcgcccagcgtattcagggtgaatttgttgtatgaaaacacaagttttattttatcttaatcgcgttaatgatgcaaaatccgatgataaataaaaacaggcatAAAGAATtaaattcttctcttttcacttttaaacgttgtaattcctttgtggtTTTATAATTGATTTGGCGGGAAAAAATGactagttgtacaattaataccgaaatcctatggtatgaccaatattttcctatcttgagaaaagcgtgagttgattgaagaaatataaacataatattgctagttttctaagccacagtagaaaataatgagactgagcgagcggcctacctcccggtaccagccaatcagagccgccaaacaaacgtctcgtaggcgcaagaatctaccttaaatgaatcgactatagggattggggcgtccaatgtatttcgccgtgtttagtactggcccctgggggttaattacagtcgtccgaataaatattacttaaaattcttgttcaggaggtaaaactgcatagaaaaaccacaagtgccatagtctaggccgccacggaataataccctagatctaccctttTGGCTGTTGATTCATATTAATTCGAGGCAAAATTATGCTAGATTTGGGAACACTGGACTGATTGGAGCGGACAGAACCTTTTTATACCCTCATGGGCTAGTCAATTTTCATCTAATAGTTTTATAGTAAGGACTTATTTCCTTCACGTAAGTTgaaattataacaatataattGGAATATGAGTGTATTCCACGGGGAGTAAAAGCTATGGAAGAATAAAAAGGCGATGTGACTCGAGATCCATATCTCGTTCTTGTTACCAACTGACGTATACGTGGCGTTTTTTACtatacttgtttttttccatctgtccacccgcctatggtgtttttgtatggtaaactGCGTCCCGGGCgcattcctgaagtctggatggaaatagaccctctcagatattagaaccaatcagagcgtgttttgagcggtgacgttgtgagactccgccctccttatGTTACCCCCTATAAAcgtttcttaattcttgcaaacGCACCAGtcttgaaaatattaatcttatataatacgttataatattggtaaatatattagttataatagatgcatacagaatatatgtatcaactatgctgtaccagctagcatttacgctggcgcttattattataaaaaggtacTGAGAGTCTGAGTACGCAAGGTTATGGCACCATTGCTCAATGTAAAGAAACTGCATGCGCTGTTCCTGTTCTGTAACTTCTGTCGAGAATTGATTGAGTCTGTAGTCTATAGTTCTCCTATCTGTTGTTTTCGTCGTCTGTTACTTGTACTTAGTCACTATGGAGTGTACAAGAAATCCTGAGTTGCTAGATTTTGAAGGCAGTGGCTTCCATAatattattttgcaaaaaaataaagattttgtgCGCTTACGAACTAATGCTAAATCGAGGGAAGATTTCGACAAGTGGAGAGAAATATTCAACCTCAAGAATTGTATGTGTTTCAACTCCTATAAACTGTACCCTGTTGGAGtgaagaaattatttcgtcaaaaATTACTCTGCCATCACAGCAACAAATTCAAGCACAAAGGTGTGAAGAAGACTGTTACTGGGTAAGTAGTATTTTTCCATGTACTAATTTTACTCATTCAAGTCTAACCTAAATCCTAGTCTTAGGGTCTTAGGCCATACCTGAATAGGCTTACACGCAAGAGGCAGGCCTTACCCAAGAACAAAGggtaaaactttacaaagcttgcgtgacctagggtaaaaaaccgcatggtacaggggtggaccatgtacgatcaatgtgtacaaccccaagaaaagtacattataacgcgtcctgacaccggagtagaggtctttagctctgtttctccTCACCAACAaaaagtcgcgtctgatgcccatctccgatgtcaggacacgttataatgcacttttttggggttgtacacattgatcgtacatggtccaccctgcaccatgcggtttttttaccctatgtTATAGCCAAAATAGCTACTCCCGAAATACGTATGTTTGGGAATGGATTGATTTTCGAAAACCATGCagtaaaatattatacaaaagccTATACCTACAAAACAGTATGGAGACCTTTTCAGGAAACCTGGGTGGGGGAACACAGACAGAATAGGCTGAAGGGCAAAAATCGTAATTTCGTAAAAAGGTAAGGGGATCCCTGTTGGGAAACcaggtttttgggtgggggaaacaGTTATGACCACAATTAGCCTAACACAAGGAAATTCATGAATATGACTGTGTGGCTAACCCCCTACCATACATAGCCCACAagttcctgttgctgaataaccactggttctatgcaacgtaaaaacataattacaaacaaacaaatacatatgcaCTTACCCCCTACCGTACATACGGCCCCCTGGCCAAACGTCTTTCATAagttggatgatcggaatgctgggggagagtaaaaatggcctttgctgatgtacagtcctttTCAGTGcagattgtcatcagtttatcattttcatttcatttctcatttttccatctagccatactttcatttcagcgttgaatgatcttacaggtcccagtgcttgggctatgccctaaattccataatccatccatcctccTACCATACATACAAGCTGACCTCCTACACT is drawn from Macrobrachium nipponense isolate FS-2020 chromosome 47, ASM1510439v2, whole genome shotgun sequence and contains these coding sequences:
- the LOC135204420 gene encoding uncharacterized protein LOC135204420 is translated as MLTLPYTPPGLHNVYLRLQERGVKLADKNIESDTLSDIGLIIGADYYNAFVYCHDKYDDVCLLGSTAGAVIFGPIPNWAFNVISDDENVRSVISTQSIVCSRVTASVNPLDGEDISRLWSLDTIGIGKDARSYNDQAAIEHFNETIVKTDNKYTIDLPFKSDARPPTGYRKALGQLYSLKRTFQSKPVMFDQYQSVLDECVKLGFIEEVKLEDNSFDPVDGINHYLPHHPVFKESATTPIRIVFNASSKESQHAKSLNDCLHAGPNLATKLTDMLLEFRQNKYAVVADISKAFLRIGINENHRDFTRFLWFAFREFKHVKTFRFKVLLFGATCSPFLLNQTIQYHLQNHSDPIASSVKKSFYVDNFMKTYEKCEDLELESNKVNQIMLEANMSWENGGLAI